In Blautia sp. SC05B48, a single genomic region encodes these proteins:
- the pstB gene encoding phosphate ABC transporter ATP-binding protein PstB, which produces MSENTKISIDNMNLHYGNFHALKGINMEIPEKEITAFIGPSGCGKSTLLKSLNRMNDLVEGCSITGKVELDGEDIYGDMDVNLLRKRVGMVFQKPNPFPMSIYDNIAYGPRTHGIRSKAKLDEIVEKSLRDAAIWDEVKDRLKKSALGMSGGQQQRLCIARALAVQPEVLLMDEPTSALDPISTSKIEDLAVELKKDYTIVMVTHNMQQATRISDKTAFFLLGEVVEFADTDKLFSMPADKRTEDYITGRFG; this is translated from the coding sequence ATGAGTGAAAATACAAAAATTTCAATTGACAATATGAATCTCCATTACGGAAACTTTCATGCCCTGAAGGGAATCAATATGGAGATCCCGGAAAAAGAGATCACAGCATTTATCGGACCAAGCGGCTGCGGCAAATCCACACTTCTGAAATCCTTAAACCGTATGAACGACCTTGTGGAAGGCTGTTCCATCACAGGAAAGGTAGAGCTTGACGGGGAAGATATTTACGGAGATATGGACGTGAATCTTCTGCGTAAACGTGTGGGAATGGTATTCCAGAAGCCCAATCCGTTCCCGATGAGCATTTATGATAATATTGCATACGGTCCGAGAACACACGGTATCCGTTCCAAGGCAAAGCTGGATGAGATCGTGGAAAAATCTCTCCGTGATGCGGCAATCTGGGATGAGGTCAAGGATCGCCTGAAAAAAAGTGCTCTTGGAATGTCAGGCGGACAGCAGCAGCGTCTCTGCATTGCCCGTGCCCTGGCAGTACAGCCGGAGGTGCTTCTTATGGATGAGCCCACATCTGCCCTGGACCCGATCTCCACTTCCAAGATCGAGGATCTGGCAGTAGAGCTTAAAAAGGATTACACCATTGTCATGGTCACACATAACATGCAGCAGGCAACCCGTATCTCCGACAAGACAGCATTTTTCCTTCTTGGTGAGGTTGTGGAATTTGCGGATACAGACAAGCTGTTCTCCATGCCGGCAGATAAGCGTACAGAGGATTATATTACAGGAAGGTTTGGTTGA
- the phoU gene encoding phosphate signaling complex protein PhoU, with translation MSERFVRQLEELHVELITMGSLCEKAISLSAKAIQGEGGMTLIGKIFETEKEIDAQEKEIENLCMKLLLHEHPVAGDLRSISAALKMISDMERIGDQAADIADLSKHIEDKAVTGDIINIRKMAEDTVRMVTESIDAFVKGDLELCRKVIDDDDKVDDAFNDIKEKLAEVLNNGKPDASIGLDILMAAKYFERIGDHAVNIAEWVEYSITGNHRSGSSHTDNYFVEE, from the coding sequence ATGTCAGAACGTTTTGTAAGACAGCTGGAAGAGCTTCACGTGGAACTGATCACCATGGGAAGTCTCTGCGAAAAAGCAATTTCACTTTCTGCCAAAGCTATTCAGGGTGAAGGCGGGATGACTCTCATTGGCAAGATCTTTGAGACGGAAAAAGAGATCGATGCACAGGAAAAAGAGATTGAAAATCTCTGCATGAAGCTTCTTCTTCATGAGCATCCGGTAGCCGGAGATCTGCGATCCATTTCCGCAGCGCTGAAGATGATCTCCGATATGGAACGCATCGGTGATCAGGCAGCAGATATTGCGGATCTGTCCAAGCATATCGAGGACAAAGCAGTTACCGGAGATATCATTAATATCCGGAAGATGGCAGAGGATACTGTCCGGATGGTTACAGAAAGCATCGATGCCTTTGTAAAGGGTGATCTTGAGCTTTGCAGAAAAGTTATTGACGATGATGATAAGGTGGACGATGCCTTCAATGATATCAAGGAAAAGCTGGCCGAGGTTCTGAATAACGGAAAGCCGGATGCAAGTATCGGTCTGGATATCCTTATGGCTGCAAAATATTTCGAGCGTATCGGTGATCACGCCGTGAATATTGCAGAGTGGGTGGAATATTCCATCACAGGAAACCACAGAAGCGGTTCCAGCCATACAGATAACTATTTTGTTGAGGAATAG
- a CDS encoding sensor histidine kinase, which translates to MSKKIFKYIMLVSSLITVLGLAFVVGILYHYFQGQLMGELKKEAVYISRGVESAGTDYLKKLNDEDSRITYVDESGKVIYDNEADVESMDNHGHRKEIREAEINGEGADERMSSTLSEKTMYYAVRLENGNVLRVSSNQASVWMLLLQLLPPFVAVLILMLLLSGVFASRLSGKVVEPLNGLDLEHPEENDAYDEVQPLLSKIGRQSRQIRLQLEAARRQQKEFSIITENMQEGLLVIDRYTMVLSVNSSVGKLLKVKEIKTGESVYLLNRSEEFRGVVGQVLEGKHENKILRLGGSEIQVIANPVTRENKTEGAVILLVDVTEKVEREQLRREFSANVSHELKTPLTSISGFAEIMQDGFVKDEDVKVFAGRIYKEAQRLIRLVGDVIRISRLDEGGLPYQWEKLDIYSLTHDIFSTLHEAAEKQEVHMYMEGGSTVLDTVPTIMEEVLYNVCDNAVKYNRRGGEVFVRLKDGEDAVRVNVRDTGIGIPKEDQERIFERFYRVDKSHSREIGGTGLGLSIVKHGVKTLNGRLWLNSEPGQGTEIIMEFPKQHMEKEAAE; encoded by the coding sequence TTGAGTAAAAAAATATTTAAGTATATCATGCTGGTTTCCTCACTGATCACAGTACTGGGACTGGCATTTGTCGTGGGGATCCTTTATCACTATTTTCAAGGACAGCTGATGGGTGAGCTGAAGAAAGAAGCCGTGTATATTTCCAGAGGTGTGGAAAGTGCCGGGACAGATTATCTGAAGAAGCTGAATGATGAGGATTCCAGGATCACCTATGTGGATGAAAGTGGAAAAGTTATCTACGACAATGAGGCAGATGTGGAAAGCATGGATAATCACGGACACCGCAAGGAGATCCGTGAAGCAGAGATCAACGGAGAAGGTGCAGATGAAAGAATGTCATCAACTCTTTCCGAAAAAACCATGTATTATGCAGTACGCCTTGAAAATGGCAATGTGCTGAGAGTTTCCAGTAACCAGGCTTCTGTATGGATGCTGCTCCTGCAGCTGCTTCCACCTTTTGTTGCAGTTCTGATACTTATGCTGCTCCTGTCCGGCGTATTTGCATCCAGGCTTTCCGGAAAGGTTGTGGAACCTCTTAATGGGCTTGATCTGGAGCATCCTGAGGAGAATGATGCCTATGATGAGGTACAGCCGCTTCTCAGCAAGATCGGCAGACAGAGCCGGCAGATCCGTCTGCAGCTTGAGGCAGCCAGAAGACAGCAGAAGGAATTTTCTATTATCACGGAGAACATGCAGGAGGGACTTCTTGTGATCGACCGTTATACCATGGTACTTTCTGTCAACTCCAGTGTGGGAAAGCTTCTTAAGGTAAAGGAGATCAAAACAGGAGAAAGTGTATATCTTCTGAACCGCTCGGAGGAGTTCCGAGGTGTCGTTGGGCAGGTCCTTGAAGGAAAACATGAGAACAAGATCCTTCGTCTGGGTGGCAGTGAGATTCAGGTGATCGCCAATCCTGTCACAAGAGAAAACAAGACAGAGGGTGCGGTGATCCTTCTGGTGGATGTGACCGAAAAAGTAGAAAGGGAACAGCTGCGAAGAGAATTTTCCGCCAATGTTTCCCATGAACTGAAAACGCCGCTGACTTCCATTTCCGGATTTGCTGAGATCATGCAGGACGGATTTGTGAAGGATGAGGATGTGAAGGTCTTTGCAGGACGCATCTATAAGGAAGCGCAGAGACTGATCCGTCTGGTTGGGGATGTGATCCGCATCTCCCGTCTGGATGAAGGCGGATTGCCGTATCAGTGGGAAAAACTGGATATTTACAGTCTGACTCACGATATTTTTTCTACCTTACATGAAGCTGCTGAAAAGCAGGAAGTGCATATGTATATGGAAGGCGGAAGTACAGTGCTGGATACAGTGCCGACGATCATGGAAGAGGTTCTCTATAATGTCTGCGATAATGCTGTCAAATATAACCGTCGGGGCGGAGAGGTCTTTGTGAGGCTGAAGGATGGCGAGGATGCAGTTCGCGTGAATGTGCGGGATACAGGGATCGGTATTCCGAAGGAAGATCAGGAACGCATTTTTGAACGCTTTTATCGGGTGGACAAAAGCCATTCCAGGGAAATCGGCGGAACCGGTCTTGGCCTTTCCATTGTGAAGCACGGGGTAAAAACTCTGAACGGCAGGCTGTGGCTTAACAGTGAACCGGGACAGGGAACCGAGATCATTATGGAATTTCCGAAACAACATATGGAAAAGGAAGCAGCAGAGTGA
- a CDS encoding hemolysin family protein — MIQAIVLLVFLIFLNSVFAGAEMAILSMNEAKMRELAEEGDHRAQILIKLTEQPAHFMTAIRVMVTTAGFLQSAFAAEYFAQPMTAALIRAGTDVPQNVLKIVCMIIVTILLSYVSLLFGELVPRRLGMKNPDELSLRLAGLLKIAMIAVWPATALLTVTANGVLYLMGIKPEEKEEQATEEEIRMLLTEGNEQGSIQQEESEMIQNVFDLDDTAADEICTHRRDVVVLYMEDSDEEWERIIRENRHTFYPVCGEDQDDIIHILDTRDYFRLDDRSREAVLQHACYSPFFVPESMRANLIFREMREKRDYFAVVLDEYGCFVGIVTLHDLVETLVGDIDDRTDLPKPDDIEKTGEHIWKIQGGAILDDVAEAINVELPVEKYDTFSGFVCGVLERVPEDGEQFRCSWKNLDIVVNQVRNHTVVEGIVHIQPEKKVQEQKEEI, encoded by the coding sequence ATGATACAGGCAATTGTTTTACTGGTATTCCTGATCTTTCTGAACTCTGTTTTCGCAGGTGCGGAAATGGCGATTCTGTCCATGAATGAAGCAAAGATGAGGGAGCTGGCGGAAGAGGGAGATCACCGGGCGCAGATTTTGATAAAGCTCACAGAACAGCCGGCACATTTTATGACAGCGATCCGTGTAATGGTAACTACAGCAGGATTTCTGCAGAGCGCTTTTGCGGCAGAATATTTTGCACAGCCGATGACAGCAGCACTGATAAGGGCAGGAACAGATGTACCACAGAATGTTCTGAAGATCGTATGCATGATTATTGTGACCATACTGCTTTCCTATGTAAGTCTTCTGTTCGGAGAACTGGTGCCAAGACGTTTGGGAATGAAAAATCCGGATGAGCTGTCTCTGCGTCTGGCAGGACTTCTTAAGATCGCGATGATTGCAGTCTGGCCGGCTACCGCACTTCTGACAGTAACTGCCAATGGTGTGCTGTATCTGATGGGGATCAAACCGGAAGAAAAAGAGGAGCAGGCCACAGAGGAAGAAATCCGTATGCTGCTTACAGAGGGAAATGAACAGGGCAGCATCCAGCAGGAAGAAAGCGAGATGATCCAGAATGTTTTTGACCTGGATGATACTGCGGCAGATGAGATCTGTACACACAGAAGAGATGTGGTTGTCCTCTATATGGAAGACTCCGATGAGGAATGGGAAAGGATCATCAGAGAGAACCGTCACACCTTTTATCCGGTATGCGGGGAAGATCAGGATGATATTATCCATATTCTGGACACCAGAGATTATTTCCGCCTGGATGACAGATCCAGAGAAGCTGTTCTGCAGCATGCCTGTTATTCACCGTTTTTTGTACCGGAATCCATGCGTGCCAACCTGATCTTCCGGGAAATGAGGGAGAAACGGGATTATTTTGCAGTAGTGCTGGATGAATACGGCTGTTTTGTGGGGATCGTCACTCTGCATGATCTTGTGGAAACACTGGTGGGAGATATTGACGACAGGACGGATCTGCCGAAGCCGGATGATATTGAGAAGACAGGAGAACATATCTGGAAAATACAGGGGGGAGCGATCCTGGATGATGTGGCAGAGGCTATAAATGTGGAGCTTCCTGTAGAAAAATATGATACCTTCAGCGGCTTTGTCTGTGGAGTTCTGGAACGTGTACCGGAGGATGGAGAACAGTTCCGATGCAGTTGGAAAAATCTGGATATTGTGGTAAATCAGGTCAGAAACCATACCGTTGTGGAGGGAATCGTTCATATTCAGCCAGAGAAAAAAGTGCAGGAACAGAAAGAAGAAATCTGA
- a CDS encoding TetR/AcrR family transcriptional regulator C-terminal domain-containing protein, which translates to MPGFTRQIILHTLTELMNEKPLSKITVKDIVERCGVNRNTFYYHFRDIPDAVEAMVKEELNDILKDQKAPESVSDCMEILVNAVQKNKKAMIHLYRSIQRDVFADYLDHATERVVEELINRAVGDFEMDQEDRHLISRYYKCVFVGVILDWLRHDMDYDILSDMHKLEYIYEKSLESQYKNLKD; encoded by the coding sequence ATGCCAGGTTTTACAAGACAGATTATACTGCATACACTGACGGAACTTATGAACGAAAAACCATTGTCCAAGATTACGGTAAAGGACATCGTGGAACGCTGTGGAGTAAACAGGAATACATTTTACTACCATTTCAGGGATATTCCGGATGCGGTGGAAGCAATGGTGAAGGAAGAGCTGAATGACATTCTGAAGGATCAGAAAGCACCGGAATCAGTCAGCGACTGTATGGAAATCCTTGTCAATGCAGTTCAGAAGAACAAAAAAGCCATGATACATCTGTACCGCTCGATTCAGAGGGATGTATTTGCCGATTATCTGGATCATGCCACGGAGCGTGTGGTGGAGGAGCTGATCAACAGGGCGGTCGGAGACTTTGAAATGGATCAGGAGGATAGGCATCTTATAAGCCGGTATTATAAATGCGTATTTGTGGGAGTGATCCTGGACTGGCTGCGGCATGATATGGATTATGATATCCTGTCAGATATGCATAAGCTGGAGTATATTTACGAGAAGAGCCTCGAGAGTCAGTACAAAAATCTGAAAGATTAA
- a CDS encoding HdeD family acid-resistance protein, with protein sequence MDDLKQLKLVKNIYIVMSLLFCVLGIFLMAKPKSSVKMLCVLMGIMLILYGAIKISGYFTRDAFCLAFQFDLAFGILLMAVGVIMIARKNFAVDLIFSVFGILILADALFKIQMSVDAKRFGLALWWQILLIALVTGVIGVLVFIRPFEAAATMMALVGFSILLEGILNLWVGILTIKIIKSRL encoded by the coding sequence ATGGATGACCTGAAACAGCTGAAGCTTGTAAAAAACATCTACATCGTCATGTCATTACTGTTCTGCGTGCTGGGTATTTTTCTGATGGCAAAGCCCAAAAGCTCTGTAAAAATGCTGTGCGTGCTTATGGGAATCATGCTGATCCTGTACGGAGCTATTAAGATCAGCGGATATTTCACGCGAGATGCTTTTTGTCTGGCATTTCAGTTCGATCTGGCTTTCGGGATCCTGCTGATGGCAGTGGGAGTGATCATGATAGCCAGAAAAAATTTCGCAGTGGATCTTATTTTTTCCGTGTTTGGAATCCTGATCCTGGCAGATGCCCTGTTTAAGATCCAGATGTCTGTAGATGCGAAGAGATTCGGTCTGGCGCTGTGGTGGCAGATCCTGCTGATCGCACTGGTCACCGGAGTAATCGGAGTTCTGGTTTTTATCAGACCATTTGAAGCAGCAGCTACGATGATGGCGTTGGTAGGATTTTCCATTTTACTGGAAGGAATTCTTAACCTATGGGTCGGGATCCTGACGATCAAGATCATCAAGAGTCGGCTTTAA
- a CDS encoding radical SAM protein, with translation MGIVDKAKQAAIAATVTKALDYLEKDPETNIPKIMEMVDKVTPDGWYAGQRNAIRHSIEAKDNWYQLILRMYQLDAGVRQTFFRNFIVNASLKGSATQEKVSEENDCNVPWAILLDPTSACNLHCTGCWAAEYGHKLNLDLETIDSIVKQGKELGTYMYIYTGGEPLVRKKDLIKICEMNPDCEFLSFTNGTLIDEEFCQEMLRVKNFVPAISLEGTEATTDGRRGDGVYQKVMHAMELLKSHGLPFGVSTCYTSANVDAVSSEEYFDHLIECGAYFAWFFHYMPVGNDAAADLLPTPEQRIKMYDSVRRFRATKSLFTMDFQNDAEYVGGCIAGGRRYLHINANGDVDPCVFIHFSNANIKECTLLEALKSPIFMEYHKGQPFNKNMLRPCPMLENPELLRKMVERAGAKSTDLQSPETAEHLCAKCDHYAEVWKKQADELWSESQAKKAAKKSTTC, from the coding sequence ATGGGAATCGTAGACAAAGCAAAACAGGCAGCGATCGCAGCTACCGTAACAAAAGCACTGGATTATCTTGAGAAGGATCCGGAGACAAACATACCGAAGATCATGGAAATGGTTGATAAAGTAACGCCGGATGGCTGGTATGCAGGACAGAGAAATGCGATCCGTCACTCCATCGAGGCAAAGGACAACTGGTATCAGCTGATCCTTCGTATGTATCAGCTGGATGCAGGCGTACGCCAGACATTCTTCCGCAACTTTATTGTAAATGCCAGTCTTAAGGGAAGCGCAACGCAGGAAAAGGTATCAGAAGAGAATGACTGCAATGTACCGTGGGCAATTCTTCTTGATCCTACCAGCGCATGTAACCTTCATTGCACAGGATGCTGGGCAGCAGAGTATGGCCACAAGCTGAACCTGGATCTTGAGACCATCGATTCTATCGTAAAACAGGGTAAAGAGCTGGGAACCTATATGTACATCTACACAGGCGGTGAGCCACTGGTCCGCAAAAAGGATCTCATTAAGATCTGTGAGATGAATCCGGACTGCGAGTTCCTTTCCTTTACAAACGGAACTCTTATCGACGAAGAATTCTGTCAGGAAATGCTCCGTGTGAAAAACTTCGTTCCGGCTATCAGCCTTGAGGGAACAGAGGCAACTACAGACGGACGTCGTGGAGATGGCGTATATCAGAAGGTTATGCATGCCATGGAGCTTCTGAAGAGTCACGGACTTCCGTTCGGTGTTTCCACATGCTACACATCCGCAAACGTAGATGCAGTAAGCAGTGAGGAATACTTCGATCATCTGATCGAGTGCGGTGCTTATTTTGCATGGTTCTTCCACTATATGCCGGTTGGAAATGATGCGGCAGCAGATCTTCTTCCCACACCGGAGCAGAGAATCAAAATGTATGACAGCGTCCGCAGATTCCGTGCCACAAAATCTCTCTTCACAATGGACTTCCAGAATGATGCAGAGTATGTAGGCGGATGTATCGCAGGTGGCCGTCGTTACCTCCATATCAATGCAAACGGAGACGTGGATCCTTGTGTATTCATTCATTTCTCCAATGCGAACATTAAAGAATGTACACTTCTTGAGGCGCTGAAGAGCCCGATCTTTATGGAGTATCACAAAGGTCAGCCGTTCAACAAGAACATGCTTCGTCCATGTCCGATGCTTGAAAATCCTGAACTTCTCCGCAAGATGGTTGAGCGTGCAGGAGCGAAATCTACAGATCTTCAGTCACCGGAAACAGCGGAGCATCTCTGTGCAAAGTGTGATCACTATGCAGAGGTATGGAAGAAACAGGCCGATGAGCTCTGGAGTGAGAGCCAGGCGAAAAAAGCTGCAAAAAAATCAACAACTTGTTAA
- a CDS encoding uracil-xanthine permease family protein — protein MEKQEKNTASPYELDGRPPLKVAIPLGLQHVLAMFVGNLTPLLIITAACGIEAGGDLQVALLQNAMLIAGIVTLVQVFTIGPVGGKLPIVMGTSSGFIGVCQSVAGVMGNGVIAYGSIMAACFIGGLFETVLGSFLKPLRKFFPSVVTGTVVLSIGLSLIGVGISSFGGGNSAKDYGSLENLFVGFVVLIVIIVLKHGTKGFTSFSSILIGIIVGYILVSIMAMVLPTTFTYVDDTGAAVEATKAWVLNWDKVAQAKWFAVPALMPVKWVFDARAIVPILIMFIVTAVETVGDISGITEGGLGREATDKELSGGVMCDGLGSSFAALFGVLPNTSFSQNVGLVAMNKVVNRFCIATGGIFLIACGLFPKLAALISIMPQSVLGGAAVMMFSSIVVSGIQLITKWPIGPRNVTIVSVALGLGYGLGSNTAILVHLPQAISLIFGGSGIVPAAVFAIILNIVLPKDEKSEIERAEEMLEKVKNKE, from the coding sequence ATGGAAAAACAGGAGAAAAACACAGCCAGCCCTTATGAGCTGGACGGACGCCCGCCTCTTAAGGTGGCAATTCCCCTTGGACTGCAGCACGTGCTTGCCATGTTTGTGGGTAATCTTACCCCGCTTCTGATCATCACAGCTGCCTGCGGGATCGAAGCAGGAGGGGATCTTCAGGTTGCATTACTTCAGAATGCAATGCTGATCGCAGGAATTGTTACACTTGTACAGGTCTTTACGATCGGACCGGTCGGTGGCAAGCTTCCTATCGTTATGGGAACAAGTTCAGGCTTCATCGGCGTATGTCAGAGTGTTGCCGGAGTTATGGGAAATGGTGTCATTGCCTATGGTTCGATCATGGCGGCCTGCTTTATCGGCGGTCTTTTTGAGACTGTTCTGGGAAGCTTTCTGAAGCCCTTAAGAAAATTTTTCCCATCTGTTGTAACAGGTACGGTTGTACTTTCAATCGGTCTTTCACTGATCGGTGTGGGAATCAGCTCTTTTGGTGGCGGAAATTCCGCAAAGGATTACGGTTCTCTTGAAAACCTTTTCGTAGGCTTTGTAGTTCTGATCGTGATCATTGTACTGAAGCATGGAACAAAAGGCTTCACAAGCTTTTCTTCAATCCTCATCGGTATTATCGTGGGATACATTCTGGTAAGTATCATGGCTATGGTACTTCCTACAACATTTACATATGTAGATGACACAGGTGCTGCTGTGGAGGCTACAAAGGCCTGGGTTCTCAACTGGGACAAGGTTGCTCAGGCAAAATGGTTTGCGGTACCGGCACTGATGCCTGTAAAATGGGTATTTGACGCACGTGCGATCGTGCCGATCCTGATCATGTTTATTGTAACTGCAGTTGAAACAGTTGGTGATATTTCCGGAATCACAGAGGGTGGTCTTGGAAGAGAGGCTACAGACAAAGAGCTTTCCGGTGGTGTTATGTGTGACGGACTTGGATCTTCCTTCGCAGCACTGTTCGGTGTGCTTCCGAACACATCCTTCAGCCAGAACGTTGGTCTGGTTGCAATGAATAAGGTTGTAAACCGTTTCTGTATCGCTACAGGAGGAATCTTCCTGATCGCATGCGGACTGTTCCCGAAGCTTGCAGCACTGATCTCCATCATGCCGCAGAGTGTTCTTGGCGGCGCTGCTGTTATGATGTTCTCATCCATTGTTGTCAGCGGTATCCAGTTAATTACCAAGTGGCCGATAGGACCGAGAAATGTTACGATCGTTTCCGTAGCACTTGGTCTTGGTTATGGACTTGGCTCCAATACAGCGATCCTGGTGCATCTGCCACAGGCGATCAGCCTGATCTTCGGCGGTTCCGGTATTGTTCCGGCAGCGGTATTTGCTATTATTCTTAATATTGTTCTTCCGAAGGATGAGAAGAGTGAGATCGAGAGAGCTGAGGAGATGCTGGAGAAGGTAAAGAATAAAGAATAA
- a CDS encoding GIY-YIG nuclease family protein codes for MAEKNSKDNIFEIEKLYSESGIYIIYNKNKKTAYIGQAKDMKERMRQHLDALYSNKIKRVFDNKNLLREFNSEDNYYLYRCIVKVDEAQLDIEESLYFQAALRYFGKESVHNKADLTEKYNPREDELNQAVEQIKRTIMEELKTPIIQINNETKRRINQDIIGKYEKDIILDACTKQVKKCEEQIEFQRISIKDLYEKGKLDHIIVGKMGDYIGEDNKAQSFTDIIVEKLACITDHKKCLWAANLPNIAKINNFIDKYGFGDEKRVYAIFALTSSKYKSKFKLKKYIHKDTGLFDTAPERKRAKALIIDKFMSVKEDFDFSKFVQNYYYHSKPREDWQSQRILMNEEIGSFTQLPAKIVSKKEAIINNADLQKELEINKFDVQEIDKFKKSIPDEKVVFSDAKGASYFIIAEVIKADWIYPIEE; via the coding sequence ATGGCTGAAAAGAATAGTAAAGATAATATTTTTGAGATTGAGAAACTGTATTCGGAATCGGGAATATACATAATATATAATAAAAATAAAAAAACTGCTTATATTGGACAAGCTAAAGACATGAAAGAAAGAATGCGTCAGCATTTAGATGCTTTATATTCAAATAAAATAAAGCGAGTATTTGATAATAAAAATTTGTTGCGCGAATTCAACAGTGAAGATAATTACTATTTGTATAGATGCATTGTTAAAGTAGATGAGGCACAATTAGATATTGAGGAAAGTTTATACTTTCAAGCTGCTTTAAGATATTTTGGCAAAGAATCTGTTCATAATAAAGCTGATTTGACAGAGAAGTACAATCCACGGGAAGATGAATTAAATCAGGCTGTAGAACAAATTAAAAGAACTATAATGGAAGAGCTGAAAACGCCTATTATTCAGATTAATAATGAAACAAAAAGGAGAATTAATCAGGATATAATTGGTAAATATGAAAAGGATATCATTTTAGATGCCTGCACAAAACAAGTAAAAAAATGTGAAGAACAAATCGAATTTCAACGAATAAGTATTAAGGATTTATACGAAAAGGGTAAATTGGATCATATTATTGTAGGTAAAATGGGTGATTATATTGGAGAAGATAATAAAGCACAGAGCTTCACAGATATAATCGTGGAGAAGTTAGCCTGTATAACTGATCATAAAAAATGCCTGTGGGCAGCAAATTTACCGAATATTGCTAAGATAAATAATTTTATTGATAAATATGGCTTCGGAGATGAAAAAAGAGTGTATGCCATATTTGCATTGACATCGTCGAAATATAAATCAAAATTCAAATTAAAAAAATATATTCATAAGGATACGGGGCTTTTTGACACTGCTCCGGAAAGGAAAAGAGCTAAAGCACTTATTATTGATAAATTTATGTCTGTAAAAGAAGATTTTGATTTTAGTAAATTTGTTCAAAATTATTATTACCATTCTAAGCCTAGAGAAGATTGGCAAAGTCAGAGAATATTAATGAATGAAGAAATTGGCTCTTTTACACAGTTGCCAGCTAAAATTGTTTCTAAAAAAGAAGCTATTATTAATAATGCTGATTTGCAAAAGGAATTGGAGATTAATAAATTTGATGTACAAGAAATAGATAAATTTAAAAAATCAATTCCAGATGAGAAAGTGGTATTCAGTGATGCTAAAGGTGCTTCATATTTTATAATTGCCGAAGTAATTAAGGCGGATTGGATTTACCCGATAGAAGAATAA
- a CDS encoding class I SAM-dependent methyltransferase, translating to MWIADGWKEYEVIDTSKGEKLERWGNYLLVRPDPQVIWDTPRKNRGWKHMNGHYHRSSRGGGEWEFFDLPHQWELHYKDLTFNLKPFSFKHTGLFPEQAVNWDWFGEKIRNAGRPIKVLNLFAYTGGATLAAAAAGASVTHVDASKGMVNWAKENAAASGLSGAPIRWLVDDCVKFVEREIRRGNHYDAIIMDPPSYGRGPKGEIWKIEDAIHPLIKLCTKILSDDPLFFLVNSYTTGLAPAVLTYMLATELKPWKGNVESQEIGLPVTESGLVLPCGASGRWSSSR from the coding sequence ATGTGGATTGCAGATGGATGGAAAGAATATGAAGTTATTGATACATCAAAAGGAGAAAAGCTGGAGCGCTGGGGAAATTATCTTCTGGTTCGTCCGGACCCGCAGGTAATCTGGGATACTCCCCGCAAAAACCGTGGCTGGAAGCATATGAACGGACATTATCACAGAAGCAGCCGTGGCGGCGGTGAGTGGGAGTTCTTTGATCTGCCTCATCAGTGGGAGCTCCATTACAAGGACCTTACTTTTAATCTGAAGCCTTTCAGCTTCAAGCATACAGGACTTTTCCCGGAGCAGGCTGTGAACTGGGACTGGTTCGGTGAAAAGATCCGCAATGCAGGACGCCCGATCAAGGTGCTGAATCTTTTTGCCTATACCGGCGGCGCTACTCTGGCTGCAGCTGCAGCCGGTGCTTCCGTTACTCACGTGGACGCTTCCAAGGGTATGGTGAACTGGGCAAAAGAGAATGCTGCTGCTTCCGGACTTTCCGGTGCGCCGATCCGCTGGCTTGTGGATGACTGCGTGAAGTTCGTAGAGCGTGAGATCCGCAGAGGTAATCATTACGATGCGATCATTATGGATCCGCCTTCTTACGGCCGCGGACCTAAGGGCGAGATCTGGAAGATCGAGGATGCGATCCATCCGCTGATCAAGCTTTGTACGAAGATCCTCAGTGATGATCCGCTGTTTTTCCTGGTGAATTCCTATACTACAGGTCTTGCACCGGCTGTGCTGACTTATATGCTGGCTACCGAACTGAAGCCCTGGAAAGGTAATGTGGAATCTCAGGAAATCGGGCTTCCTGTGACGGAGAGTGGGCTGGTGCTTCCTTGCGGAGCTTCCGGACGGTGGAGCTCCTCCCGGTAG